In Mycolicibacterium mucogenicum DSM 44124, the following are encoded in one genomic region:
- a CDS encoding TetR/AcrR family transcriptional regulator produces the protein MSRQDWVLGADRNTEALDRILSAASELVSRNGFEAFTIDALAAKLHCSPATIYRRAGGKAAILERLIALFADRIVSSIRQAIAGMEGTERTVTAIAVALECMRAEPLGKLIMGDIRPDHDAGAVTASPLVAKLAEEMIGRHDPLAAQWLIRITFALWYWPLKDKQTEYELVKRFAGPSLTLGLGESPTPGATQIS, from the coding sequence ATGTCACGACAGGACTGGGTACTCGGAGCTGACCGCAACACCGAGGCACTGGACCGCATCCTGTCGGCCGCGTCGGAACTCGTCTCGCGCAACGGATTCGAAGCGTTCACGATCGATGCACTGGCCGCAAAGCTGCATTGTTCGCCCGCGACCATCTACCGCCGGGCCGGCGGAAAGGCGGCCATCCTCGAGCGCCTCATAGCGCTTTTCGCCGACCGTATCGTCAGCTCCATCCGGCAGGCCATCGCGGGCATGGAAGGCACCGAACGCACCGTCACGGCCATTGCCGTCGCGTTGGAATGTATGCGTGCCGAGCCGTTGGGAAAGCTGATCATGGGAGACATCCGGCCCGATCACGACGCAGGGGCCGTCACCGCATCACCGCTCGTCGCCAAACTGGCCGAAGAGATGATCGGACGCCATGATCCGCTGGCCGCACAATGGCTGATCCGCATCACGTTCGCACTGTGGTACTGGCCGCTCAAGGACAAGCAAACCGAATACGAATTGGTGAAGCGGTTTGCGGGCCCCTCGCTGACACTGGGTCTCGGCGAATCGCCGACGCCCGGAGCGACCCAAATATCCTGA
- a CDS encoding SAF domain-containing protein, whose protein sequence is MGDSLDAPLLGRLTQKLRPDWARTTAARRVAAGMLVVLAAVIEFRPDPEDGQVAVVVAKHDLSPGSALTADDVVIESRSAPGIPDGALRESSAAVGSTLAAPARRGEVITDVRLLGSRLTVATAGPDARMVPLHLADAALPDLLRAGDVVDVLAGPENTGAAADQSSAELVATDARVVLVSERRKSPTSADERVVLVALPRHSANAVAGAALHRAITVTLH, encoded by the coding sequence ATGGGGGATTCGCTCGACGCGCCGTTGCTCGGCCGACTGACACAGAAGCTGCGGCCCGATTGGGCCAGGACCACCGCCGCGCGCCGCGTCGCCGCAGGAATGCTGGTGGTCCTCGCGGCCGTCATCGAATTTCGCCCCGACCCTGAGGACGGACAGGTCGCCGTCGTCGTGGCCAAGCACGACCTGTCCCCCGGCTCGGCCTTGACGGCCGACGACGTCGTCATCGAATCCCGTTCCGCGCCAGGCATTCCCGACGGCGCGCTGCGCGAATCGAGCGCCGCCGTCGGCTCGACTCTGGCCGCCCCCGCGCGACGCGGCGAGGTCATCACCGATGTCCGGCTACTCGGTTCCCGGCTCACGGTGGCGACCGCCGGACCCGACGCGCGCATGGTGCCACTGCATCTGGCCGACGCCGCGCTCCCGGACCTGCTGCGCGCGGGCGACGTCGTCGACGTCCTGGCCGGACCGGAGAACACCGGCGCGGCAGCGGATCAATCGTCGGCCGAGCTGGTCGCCACCGATGCCCGGGTGGTGCTGGTGTCCGAACGCCGCAAATCACCGACGAGTGCCGACGAACGCGTCGTACTCGTCGCCCTGCCGCGGCACAGCGCCAACGCCGTCGCCGGGGCGGCTCTGCACCGGGCCATCACCGTCACCCTGCACTGA
- a CDS encoding GNAT family N-acetyltransferase, with protein MNLLRSSAMHPGWPLSVGPIRVQAGVVRLRPVRLRDGPVWSRMRLTDRAHLEPWEPVGEVDWTARHAVSSWPALCSGLRSEARRGRMLPYVIELDGEFCGQLTIGNVTHGALRSAWIGYWVARQFTSGGIATAALALGVDHAFGPVGLHRIEATVRPENGPSRSVLARVGFREEGLLQRYLEVDGAWRDHLLVAVTVEEMTQSASSALVRDGRATWV; from the coding sequence GTGAACCTGTTGCGTTCGAGTGCGATGCATCCGGGCTGGCCGCTGTCGGTCGGCCCGATCCGCGTGCAGGCCGGGGTGGTGCGGTTGCGTCCGGTGCGGTTGCGCGACGGTCCGGTGTGGAGCCGGATGCGGCTGACGGACCGCGCCCACCTGGAGCCTTGGGAGCCGGTCGGTGAGGTGGATTGGACTGCGCGCCATGCTGTTTCGTCATGGCCGGCGCTGTGCTCGGGATTGCGGTCGGAGGCCCGGCGCGGGCGCATGCTGCCGTACGTCATCGAGTTGGACGGTGAGTTCTGTGGTCAGCTGACCATCGGCAACGTGACGCACGGAGCGCTGCGGTCGGCGTGGATCGGCTACTGGGTGGCCCGTCAGTTCACCAGCGGCGGCATCGCGACGGCCGCGCTGGCGCTGGGCGTCGACCATGCCTTCGGTCCGGTCGGACTGCACCGGATCGAGGCGACCGTCCGCCCGGAGAATGGTCCGAGCCGGTCGGTGCTGGCGCGGGTGGGGTTCCGCGAGGAGGGCCTGCTGCAGCGGTATCTGGAAGTCGACGGGGCCTGGCGGGACCACCTGCTGGTTGCCGTGACCGTGGAGGAGATGACGCAGTCGGCGTCATCGGCGCTGGTCAGAGATGGTCGCGCCACCTGGGTCTGA
- a CDS encoding cytochrome P450 produces MFSPLIAAGRLNVSAAIDARRRGYDGWTGAVNTDYDPLDPVVAAQPYAAYDALHRSGRVHYNPRRATWILHRLDDVRAALRDTDQVTSSHGVTRVRMVADLVVVTDGEQHSRLRKQVQPAFTKGALDSWRSIIDQMAAELVDDMITRGECDAVQRLTIPMPLRVIAAILGVPESDIADFRRWSDDATQIINFTPTAKGVANTARSLRAAFALRRYFMRHLADGHLKDSDTVLGRLVAHSTDGALTDSQLFYIAILLLIAGNETTTNLLGGMLHTYAHDPEQYQRICADPGLIPQAIEEHVRYTSPIQNLYRYTRADYQVGDVTIPSGSRVLLSFGAANRDPLAFDEPNNFRVDRNPRSHVGFGYGPHLCLGAPLARMEAQAVLRELVDRVSGISMAGTTTWSTNSSLRGPTRLPVVLHPKRAS; encoded by the coding sequence ATGTTCTCGCCGCTCATCGCGGCGGGACGGCTGAACGTGTCCGCGGCAATCGACGCCCGAAGGCGCGGGTATGACGGGTGGACCGGTGCGGTCAACACCGACTACGACCCGTTGGACCCTGTCGTTGCCGCACAACCCTATGCGGCCTACGACGCCTTACACCGCAGCGGTCGCGTCCACTACAACCCGCGGCGCGCGACCTGGATTCTGCACAGGCTCGACGATGTCCGCGCAGCCCTGCGCGACACCGATCAGGTGACGAGCAGTCATGGCGTGACCCGCGTGCGGATGGTCGCCGATCTCGTTGTGGTCACCGATGGCGAGCAGCATAGCCGCCTCAGAAAACAAGTCCAGCCGGCGTTCACCAAAGGCGCTCTGGACAGCTGGCGCAGCATCATCGACCAGATGGCGGCCGAGCTCGTCGACGACATGATCACTAGGGGCGAGTGCGATGCCGTACAGCGGCTGACGATCCCGATGCCGCTTCGGGTGATCGCCGCCATTCTCGGTGTGCCCGAAAGCGATATCGCCGACTTTCGCCGGTGGTCTGACGACGCCACCCAGATCATCAACTTCACTCCCACGGCCAAAGGCGTCGCGAACACAGCGCGGTCGCTGCGAGCCGCATTCGCGCTACGTCGCTATTTCATGCGCCATCTCGCGGACGGTCATCTCAAGGACTCGGATACCGTCCTGGGGCGCCTGGTGGCACACAGCACCGACGGCGCGTTGACCGACAGCCAGTTGTTCTACATCGCGATCCTGCTGCTGATCGCCGGGAACGAGACCACGACCAACCTTCTCGGCGGCATGCTGCACACCTACGCCCACGACCCCGAGCAATACCAGCGGATCTGCGCCGACCCCGGCCTCATCCCGCAGGCCATCGAAGAACACGTCCGGTACACCAGTCCCATTCAGAATCTCTACCGCTACACCCGCGCTGACTATCAGGTCGGCGATGTCACCATCCCTTCGGGCTCTCGTGTGCTGCTGTCATTCGGTGCGGCCAACCGCGACCCACTCGCCTTCGACGAGCCCAACAACTTCCGAGTGGACCGAAACCCCCGTTCTCACGTCGGTTTTGGCTACGGCCCGCACTTGTGCCTCGGAGCGCCGCTCGCACGCATGGAGGCGCAGGCCGTCCTTCGTGAACTGGTCGACCGCGTGTCCGGAATCTCGATGGCCGGGACGACGACATGGTCGACCAACAGCTCGCTGCGCGGTCCCACCCGCCTACCGGTCGTTCTCCACCCGAAGCGTGCGTCATGA
- the glp gene encoding gephyrin-like molybdotransferase Glp: MRSVEDQQARVAAAAVAPRPVRVAIAEAQGLMCAEEVVTERPLPGFDQAAIDGYAVRSVDVMGADSGGDADVTLPVVSTIAAGERTPTRLQPRQAARVQTGAPMPTLADAVLPLRWTDGGDARVRVLRGVRSGAYVRRTGDDVQPGDVAVRAGTIIGPAQVGLLAAVGRERVLVHPRPRLTIISVGGELVDISRTPGNGQVYDVNSYALAAAGRDAGAEVNRVGIVDADPKTLRDVVEGQLSRSEAVVIAGAVGGAAAEGVRAVLAELGEMEVARIAMHPGSVQGFGTLGRDGVPVFLLPANPVSALVVFEVMVRPLIRMSLGKRQPMRRVVPARTLSPISSVVGRKGFLRGQLMRDQDTGEYLVQALGGAPGASHLLATLAEANCLVIVPTEAEQIRTGESVDVAFLAQRG, from the coding sequence GTGCGTTCGGTTGAGGACCAGCAGGCCCGGGTTGCGGCTGCGGCGGTGGCGCCGCGCCCGGTGCGGGTGGCGATAGCCGAAGCGCAGGGCCTGATGTGCGCCGAAGAGGTGGTCACCGAACGCCCGCTGCCCGGTTTCGATCAAGCCGCCATCGACGGCTACGCCGTGCGCAGCGTCGACGTGATGGGCGCGGATTCCGGCGGCGACGCCGACGTCACCCTGCCCGTGGTCTCGACCATCGCCGCCGGTGAACGCACTCCCACCCGACTGCAGCCGCGTCAGGCCGCACGGGTGCAGACCGGTGCGCCGATGCCCACACTGGCCGATGCCGTGCTGCCGCTGCGCTGGACCGACGGCGGCGATGCGCGGGTCCGAGTCCTGCGCGGTGTGCGGTCCGGTGCCTACGTCCGTCGTACCGGGGACGACGTGCAGCCCGGCGACGTTGCGGTGCGTGCCGGCACGATCATCGGGCCGGCCCAGGTCGGACTGCTTGCGGCGGTGGGCCGCGAACGCGTGCTGGTCCACCCGCGGCCCCGGCTGACGATCATCTCCGTCGGCGGTGAGCTCGTCGACATCTCCCGGACGCCCGGCAACGGCCAGGTCTATGACGTCAACTCCTACGCGCTGGCGGCTGCCGGCCGTGACGCCGGCGCCGAGGTGAACCGCGTCGGCATCGTGGATGCCGATCCCAAGACCCTGCGCGATGTGGTCGAGGGTCAGCTGAGCCGGTCGGAAGCCGTGGTGATCGCGGGCGCTGTCGGCGGCGCGGCGGCCGAGGGCGTGCGCGCGGTGCTCGCCGAGCTGGGGGAGATGGAGGTCGCGCGAATCGCGATGCATCCCGGATCGGTGCAGGGTTTCGGCACGCTCGGGCGCGACGGCGTCCCGGTCTTCCTGCTGCCGGCGAACCCGGTGAGTGCGCTGGTGGTCTTCGAGGTGATGGTCCGTCCGTTGATCCGGATGTCGCTGGGCAAGCGGCAGCCGATGCGGCGTGTGGTGCCCGCCCGGACGTTGTCGCCGATCTCATCGGTGGTGGGGCGCAAGGGATTTCTGCGCGGCCAGTTGATGCGTGATCAGGACACCGGCGAATATCTGGTGCAGGCGCTGGGCGGAGCGCCCGGCGCGTCGCATCTGCTGGCCACCCTTGCCGAGGCGAACTGCCTGGTGATCGTGCCCACCGAGGCAGAGCAGATTCGCACGGGCGAATCGGTCGATGTGGCCTTTCTTGCACAGCGCGGCTGA
- the hchA gene encoding glyoxalase III HchA: MSENELSKSPTPDPAEDNAFFPSAYSLSQYTSERTDFGGVKHAGAYAGGRWKILVIATDERYLLMDNGTMFSTGNHPVEMLLPLHHLMAAGFDVDVATITGNPAKLELWAMPGKDDAVQQTYADLKPKLKEPLSLREVIADRLGPDSDYLAVFIPGGHGAEVGIPFSPEVGQVLNWALENDKFVITLCHGPASLLAAAIGTTESPFKGYSICVFPDALDKGPNKEMGYIPGGLRLFIGEALEGQGLKVVNDQMTGQVHQDRRLLTGDSPLASNNLGLLAADALTEAVSA; encoded by the coding sequence ATGAGTGAGAACGAACTGAGCAAGTCCCCGACACCCGATCCGGCTGAGGACAACGCCTTCTTTCCCTCGGCGTATTCGTTGAGTCAATACACCTCGGAAAGAACAGATTTCGGTGGCGTCAAACATGCCGGCGCCTATGCCGGCGGGCGGTGGAAAATCCTGGTGATCGCCACCGACGAGCGGTATCTGCTGATGGACAACGGCACCATGTTCTCCACCGGCAACCACCCCGTGGAGATGCTGCTGCCGCTGCATCACCTGATGGCCGCGGGCTTCGACGTCGACGTCGCCACCATCACCGGAAACCCGGCGAAGCTGGAGCTGTGGGCGATGCCGGGCAAGGACGACGCCGTGCAGCAGACCTACGCCGACCTCAAGCCCAAACTCAAGGAGCCGCTGAGCCTTCGTGAGGTGATCGCCGACAGGCTCGGGCCCGATTCCGACTATCTGGCGGTATTCATCCCGGGTGGCCACGGCGCCGAGGTCGGTATCCCGTTCAGCCCCGAGGTCGGTCAGGTGCTCAACTGGGCACTCGAGAACGACAAGTTCGTCATCACGCTGTGTCACGGGCCTGCCAGCCTGCTGGCGGCCGCGATCGGCACGACGGAGTCGCCGTTCAAGGGCTACAGCATCTGCGTTTTTCCCGATGCGCTCGACAAGGGGCCCAACAAGGAGATGGGCTACATACCCGGCGGGCTGCGGCTCTTCATCGGGGAGGCGCTGGAGGGTCAGGGTCTCAAGGTTGTCAATGACCAGATGACCGGTCAGGTCCATCAGGACCGGCGCCTGCTCACCGGCGATAGTCCGCTGGCTTCGAACAACCTCGGTCTGCTCGCCGCGGACGCACTCACTGAAGCGGTGTCGGCGTAA
- a CDS encoding amidase domain-containing protein, which produces MDFVPPALGEVGSAMVNFAQLRHAQPALWTTAAHDMRSAASQCERVNQDIHRNGVQPLDEHWPDHVGALAKDALTALAVRAETASILARATVDPLDTLSHAVTIAQNELENGVRMAEGAGFVVNPETGDITAPPSMSEDEFATKTAVLAEAHRLIADAVEAATQADGLCAGALSDVSNDNDPSDVGKAQGIQAGNTLKALEEIRDTLPDGLSPDEVKQWWNQLTPQEQYDLQRACPVELYDLNGIPDDVKKQMDRPDRGYSSVGTVRYAIANYNNADLDSFSDNCTNFVSDSLSYGGGMKQKESWFLPRHFDRDGWSDGTMGHKDILPPGMTHTPTWAAAQNNRDFFLGHGGQVVSPDQARPGDVVYYTMTQDGQGHHAGETHHAAVVTGVLPDGEVLYTQHSDSAKNYPLNGRLPEFEQGYGQQKIEIVQPKRTW; this is translated from the coding sequence GTGGACTTCGTCCCGCCTGCACTGGGGGAAGTGGGATCAGCGATGGTGAATTTTGCGCAATTGCGCCATGCGCAACCTGCGCTGTGGACAACAGCCGCCCATGACATGCGCAGCGCCGCTTCTCAATGCGAGCGCGTCAATCAGGACATACACCGCAACGGAGTTCAACCACTCGACGAACATTGGCCGGATCATGTCGGCGCACTCGCAAAGGACGCGCTGACCGCACTGGCGGTCCGTGCTGAAACAGCTTCCATCCTCGCAAGGGCCACCGTCGATCCGCTGGACACGCTCAGCCACGCCGTCACCATCGCCCAGAATGAACTCGAAAACGGCGTGCGGATGGCAGAAGGCGCCGGGTTCGTCGTCAATCCGGAAACGGGTGACATCACCGCACCGCCGTCGATGTCAGAAGACGAATTCGCAACGAAAACGGCGGTATTGGCCGAAGCACACCGATTGATTGCCGATGCCGTCGAAGCAGCCACCCAAGCTGACGGGCTCTGCGCGGGTGCGCTATCCGATGTCAGTAATGACAACGACCCGAGCGATGTCGGCAAGGCGCAAGGAATCCAGGCCGGCAATACATTGAAGGCCTTGGAAGAAATCCGAGACACGCTACCGGATGGGTTGTCGCCGGACGAAGTCAAACAATGGTGGAATCAGCTCACTCCGCAGGAGCAGTATGACCTCCAGCGCGCGTGTCCTGTCGAACTGTATGACTTGAACGGCATTCCGGACGATGTCAAGAAGCAAATGGACCGACCGGACCGTGGCTACAGTTCCGTCGGTACGGTGCGATACGCGATCGCGAATTACAACAACGCCGACCTCGACTCGTTCTCGGACAACTGCACGAATTTCGTCTCGGATTCGCTCAGTTACGGCGGCGGCATGAAGCAGAAGGAATCATGGTTCCTGCCTCGCCATTTCGATCGCGACGGTTGGAGCGACGGCACCATGGGGCACAAGGACATTCTGCCTCCCGGCATGACACACACCCCGACGTGGGCAGCAGCACAGAACAATCGCGACTTCTTCCTCGGTCATGGCGGTCAAGTCGTCTCGCCCGACCAAGCCAGACCCGGCGACGTCGTCTACTACACGATGACGCAGGACGGCCAAGGTCACCACGCCGGTGAAACACACCACGCCGCCGTGGTGACCGGAGTCCTGCCGGACGGCGAAGTTCTGTATACGCAACACTCGGATTCAGCCAAAAACTACCCACTCAATGGCCGCCTTCCCGAATTCGAGCAGGGGTACGGCCAGCAGAAGATCGAGATCGTGCAGCCCAAGAGGACCTGGTAG
- a CDS encoding FmdB family zinc ribbon protein yields MPTYSYACTECDNRFDAVQAFSDDALTECPKCHGRLRKLFGSVGVVFKGSGFYRTDNRDSKSSSTAAAPAKSESSSSSSDSSSSSSSSSTTSAAPAAAASS; encoded by the coding sequence GTGCCGACCTATTCCTACGCGTGTACCGAGTGCGACAACCGGTTCGACGCGGTGCAGGCATTCAGCGATGACGCGCTGACCGAATGCCCCAAGTGCCACGGCCGGCTGCGCAAGCTGTTCGGCTCCGTCGGCGTGGTCTTCAAGGGCAGCGGCTTCTACCGCACCGACAACCGCGATTCGAAGAGCTCGAGCACCGCAGCCGCACCGGCCAAGAGCGAGTCGAGCTCGAGCTCGTCTGACTCGTCCTCCTCGTCCTCGTCGAGCAGCACGACGTCGGCCGCACCGGCCGCCGCCGCGTCCAGCTGA
- a CDS encoding WXG100 family type VII secretion target: protein MAGNAIAVDLGELDRFIGQLAAFSAEIDAKVDSLESHIGNLHAQWHGTAAEAHAKAHAEWTQGAQLMSDGIRRLREASAGAHSAFTTTVQANKALFS from the coding sequence ATGGCGGGGAACGCGATAGCGGTCGATCTCGGCGAATTGGACCGGTTCATCGGCCAACTTGCGGCGTTCTCGGCCGAGATCGACGCGAAGGTCGACAGCCTGGAGAGCCACATCGGCAACCTGCACGCGCAATGGCATGGCACTGCAGCCGAGGCGCATGCGAAGGCTCACGCCGAATGGACGCAAGGCGCCCAATTGATGTCCGACGGTATACGTCGCCTCCGAGAGGCTTCAGCCGGCGCACACAGTGCATTCACCACGACAGTGCAAGCCAACAAGGCGTTGTTCTCATGA
- a CDS encoding WXG100 family type VII secretion target, whose protein sequence is MSGELRVNPADLTLTAQAADTTADEMFERYHAMAAEVVGLLDGRWKGAAADACRSAWDEWSDGFRLVLMGLRDEADALRAGASAYTAADSRGAAGVSSAGQAI, encoded by the coding sequence ATGAGTGGGGAGCTGCGCGTCAACCCGGCGGATTTGACACTGACGGCGCAGGCCGCCGATACCACTGCCGATGAGATGTTCGAGCGGTATCACGCGATGGCTGCCGAAGTTGTCGGTCTGCTCGACGGCAGGTGGAAAGGCGCTGCCGCTGATGCGTGCCGGTCCGCGTGGGACGAATGGAGTGACGGATTCCGCCTCGTTCTCATGGGTCTTCGTGATGAGGCCGACGCCTTGCGCGCCGGCGCCAGTGCGTACACGGCTGCCGACTCCCGCGGCGCGGCCGGTGTGTCGTCGGCCGGCCAGGCCATCTGA
- the glpR gene encoding gephyrin-like molybdotransferase receptor GlpR, which translates to MPSIPQSLLWISLVVLWLFVLVPMLISKRENVRRTSDVALATRVLNTNGNSRLRRRSGPAAGHYSDPHWKQGDDLSAFEEDFARSDATTDSIPVADPEADAPRSVVLADQVVVEESEYLDVEVVEMDSGALPIGASGRMKAVPEPETHEQPTLFDDVATPTMAIRTVSEADFASEEALTDEIAAAEPEAEAEPEAEPTTDVHEAIAADEEPAEETTEPAAEAEDGTDHDYEYVDDTSGVEAASEAEPKLADSMSKARRVRYESKAAVAAAERKYRFRSRMLSGMALAILFTGIAAFSLSSSLWWVCGTVSVISVLYLAYLRRQTRIEEQLRRRRAQRMMRSRHGVENTQDEEFDVVPSRLRRPGAVVLDIDDEDPIFEHLEYARMARDYDLPRAAGQ; encoded by the coding sequence ATGCCAAGCATCCCCCAATCCCTACTGTGGATATCCCTCGTCGTGTTGTGGTTGTTCGTGTTGGTGCCGATGTTGATCAGCAAGCGCGAGAACGTCCGCCGGACGAGCGATGTCGCATTGGCGACCCGCGTGCTCAACACGAACGGCAACAGCCGGCTGCGACGCCGCAGTGGGCCCGCTGCGGGGCACTACAGCGACCCGCACTGGAAGCAGGGCGACGACCTCAGCGCGTTCGAAGAGGACTTCGCGCGCAGTGACGCGACCACCGATTCGATCCCGGTCGCCGATCCCGAGGCTGATGCGCCGCGTTCGGTGGTGCTCGCCGACCAGGTCGTCGTCGAGGAATCGGAGTACCTCGACGTCGAGGTCGTCGAGATGGACTCCGGTGCGTTGCCGATCGGCGCCTCCGGGCGCATGAAAGCCGTTCCCGAGCCCGAAACCCACGAGCAGCCAACGCTTTTCGACGATGTTGCGACGCCCACCATGGCGATCCGGACCGTCTCCGAGGCCGACTTCGCGTCGGAGGAAGCGCTCACCGACGAGATCGCGGCGGCCGAGCCCGAGGCCGAGGCAGAGCCGGAGGCAGAGCCGACCACCGACGTGCACGAGGCGATCGCGGCTGACGAGGAGCCGGCCGAGGAAACGACCGAGCCCGCGGCCGAAGCCGAGGACGGCACCGACCACGACTACGAGTACGTCGACGACACCTCGGGCGTCGAGGCGGCATCCGAGGCCGAGCCGAAGCTGGCCGATTCGATGTCCAAGGCGCGCCGCGTCCGCTACGAATCGAAGGCCGCCGTCGCGGCCGCCGAACGCAAGTACCGCTTCCGCAGCCGCATGCTGTCCGGCATGGCGCTGGCGATCCTGTTCACCGGCATCGCCGCCTTCTCGCTGTCGTCGAGCCTGTGGTGGGTCTGCGGCACCGTCAGCGTCATCTCGGTGCTGTACCTCGCGTACCTGCGCCGGCAGACCCGTATCGAGGAGCAGCTGCGGCGCCGTCGTGCCCAGCGGATGATGCGGTCCCGGCATGGCGTGGAGAACACGCAGGACGAGGAGTTCGATGTCGTCCCTTCTAGGCTGCGGCGGCCAGGCGCCGTAGTGCTGGACATCGACGACGAGGATCCGATCTTCGAGCACCTGGAATATGCCCGGATGGCACGCGACTATGACCTGCCCCGAGCGGCGGGACAGTAA
- a CDS encoding UTP--glucose-1-phosphate uridylyltransferase: MTTQTSVPMPRTAVVPAAGLGTRFLPATKTVPKELLPVVDTPGIELVAAEAADAGGERLVIVTSEGKDGVVAHFVEDLILEGTLEARGKHVMLEKVRRAPALIKVESVVQAEPLGLGHAVSCVEPVLLPDEDAIAVLLPDDLVLPTGVLETMAKVRAKRGGSVLCAIEVPEDEISAYGVFDVETVPDAANPNVLRVKGMVEKPKAEDAPSPFAAAGRYILDRAIFDALRRVQKGVGGEIQLTDAIALLIEDGHPVHVVVHRGSRHDLGNPGGYLKAAVDFALERDDYGPELRRWLVERLGLAER; this comes from the coding sequence ATGACGACACAGACTTCAGTGCCGATGCCGCGCACCGCGGTGGTCCCGGCGGCTGGTCTGGGCACGCGTTTCCTGCCTGCCACCAAGACCGTGCCCAAGGAGTTGCTGCCGGTCGTCGACACCCCCGGTATCGAGCTCGTTGCTGCGGAAGCTGCCGACGCCGGCGGCGAGCGACTGGTCATCGTGACGTCGGAGGGTAAGGACGGCGTCGTTGCGCATTTCGTCGAGGACCTCATCCTCGAAGGAACCCTCGAGGCCCGCGGCAAGCACGTGATGCTCGAGAAGGTGCGGCGCGCGCCCGCCTTGATCAAGGTGGAGTCGGTCGTGCAGGCCGAGCCGCTGGGTCTGGGTCACGCCGTCAGCTGCGTCGAGCCGGTGCTGCTGCCCGACGAGGACGCCATCGCGGTCCTGCTGCCCGACGACCTGGTGCTGCCGACCGGTGTGCTGGAGACCATGGCGAAGGTGCGCGCCAAGCGCGGTGGCTCGGTGTTGTGTGCCATCGAGGTGCCCGAGGACGAGATCAGCGCCTACGGCGTCTTCGACGTCGAGACGGTGCCCGACGCCGCCAACCCGAATGTGCTGCGCGTCAAGGGCATGGTGGAGAAGCCGAAGGCCGAGGACGCCCCGTCGCCGTTTGCCGCGGCCGGCCGGTACATCTTGGACCGCGCCATTTTCGACGCGCTGCGGCGTGTGCAGAAGGGTGTCGGCGGCGAGATCCAGTTGACGGATGCCATCGCGCTCCTCATCGAGGACGGCCACCCCGTGCATGTGGTGGTGCACCGCGGGTCCCGACACGACCTGGGAAATCCGGGCGGCTACCTTAAAGCTGCGGTTGACTTTGCGTTGGAACGCGACGACTACGGCCCGGAATTGCGGCGTTGGTTGGTCGAGCGATTGGGTCTTGCCGAGCGCTGA
- a CDS encoding 5-formyltetrahydrofolate cyclo-ligase, whose product MSPEVGKRELRSTILRRRRALTPEQRLADAEALARWASELVSPGVVVCAYVPIGTEPGSPAMLDALVDAGARVLLPVTRPDAPLSWGWYRSGHLTEASYGLLEPATPHLPPDAIRQAGVILVPALGVDRAGVRLGRGAGFYDRSLSLAAPAARLVAVVYDDDLLPALPAEPHDIAMTHALTPRAGLVTLGI is encoded by the coding sequence GTGAGCCCCGAGGTCGGAAAGCGCGAGCTGCGCAGCACAATCCTTCGACGACGTCGCGCGCTGACCCCAGAGCAGCGGCTGGCGGACGCCGAAGCCCTTGCGCGATGGGCGTCCGAATTGGTGTCCCCCGGCGTCGTGGTGTGCGCGTATGTGCCGATCGGCACCGAACCGGGCTCGCCCGCGATGCTGGACGCCCTGGTCGATGCCGGCGCCCGGGTGCTGTTGCCGGTGACCCGCCCCGACGCCCCACTGAGCTGGGGCTGGTACCGCTCCGGGCACCTCACGGAAGCGTCCTACGGGCTGCTCGAACCGGCAACGCCGCATCTGCCGCCCGACGCGATCCGGCAGGCCGGTGTGATCCTGGTGCCCGCGCTCGGGGTCGACCGCGCGGGCGTGCGGCTCGGCCGCGGCGCCGGCTTCTACGACCGTTCGCTGTCGTTGGCCGCGCCGGCCGCACGGCTCGTGGCGGTGGTGTACGACGACGACCTGCTGCCGGCGCTACCCGCCGAACCGCACGACATCGCGATGACGCATGCCCTGACCCCACGGGCCGGGCTCGTCACGCTGGGAATTTAA